TGGGTATGCAGCTATAGCATAGATATATCAAATTATGATAGCGGAACCTTATTGCTTTACTATTAAAAGCACGATTGCCAGAGATGTGGTGATGTTATATGGACAAAGTCAATATAGTCAAAGGATGGCTTGATTTTGCAAATAAAGATATCAGCTGCGCAAAGCATCTCCTGGGTATGCGTCCGGTTCCATTGGAAATCATCTGCTATCACAGCGAACAGGCAGCCGAAGAAGCGGTAAAAGGTTTTCTTATATACCATAATGTCGAACCGCCCCGTACTTACGACTTAGAAATGTTATGCCGTATGTGCATGGATATTGACAATACTTTTGATAAGTTGATTGAGCCTTGTGGAAGACTTGCTAGATATGGCGAGCAGATATATCCTTTAGAGATGCAAATTTCACACAACGATATGAGAACAGCCATTGCTGATGCTGATCATGTAATGGAATTTGTACTTCAAAGGCTTCAGCTTGCCGAGGAAATTTCACCGGATGACGATAGGCAAAAAGACCAGCAAGAAAAAACAGCAGGGCAGCAACTAACGTAATATATTCATTATAAATGCCAAGCGAAAATCGTTTGGTGTTTTATTTTTGCCTTTTTTAAGGCTGCAGCCATGTTCTCTATCTTTATTAATGAAGGGTGAGGCTGCTCTTTATCTATTTTCTCCTATGGACTTCCGCTGCTTCTTCGTTTATTGTGTGTGCTGAGGTGATTAGGATGGCAGTTGTACAGGATACTTGTGGGAGGCTTGCCATAAAAATTCAGGCAGGTCTTTTTTATTTGTTTTTCGAGGAGAGGAGATGATGCAATGCCAAAAGCAAATCGAATGAATACTGCCGTGGCGCAGGAGGACGTCCGCATACAGGAATTTCTTGATATGATCGCACCGTCGGTCATCAAATTCAACACCGACCACTTCATCTGCGGCAATACCTACCGCTGTGTGTGGGCGCTTCGCGAGTACCCCACAGCCACGGAGGAACAG
Above is a window of Desulfitibacter alkalitolerans DSM 16504 DNA encoding:
- a CDS encoding HEPN domain-containing protein, which codes for MDKVNIVKGWLDFANKDISCAKHLLGMRPVPLEIICYHSEQAAEEAVKGFLIYHNVEPPRTYDLEMLCRMCMDIDNTFDKLIEPCGRLARYGEQIYPLEMQISHNDMRTAIADADHVMEFVLQRLQLAEEISPDDDRQKDQQEKTAGQQLT